Proteins co-encoded in one Lysobacter solisilvae genomic window:
- a CDS encoding M28 family metallopeptidase, whose amino-acid sequence MKPSSKRLPLAASLLALAIAAALPLAHAADAPTFDPQRLSEKVKVLSSDEFLGRGPAEEGETKTVAYLIEQMKAAGLQPGGDLKDGQRAWTQAVPLLRAQITGQPTISVNRDGKARPLAQGDDVAVRAALNGQKHVAIQDAPLVFVGYGVKAPERNWDDFKGVDLKGKVAVVLINDPDFERSDVETYKGDFGGKAMTYYGRWTYKFEEAARQGAAGLLIVHETAPASYGWATVKNSNTNTMFDVVRENPAGSHPALEGWIQYDVAADLFKQAGLDLAALKKQAQTREFKPVELKGATFTADYDVDAKVITSQNVVGRVEGRKRPDEHVVYSAHWDHLGVGQPDAKGDTIYNGAVDNATGTAALLELGRAFAEAKPRPERSLLFLAVTAEEKGLLGSEYYASSPLYPLGKTVGVINMDGFSPWGPARNFSISGSARLELLDRLIATASKWNLAFTSDTRPEAGSFFRSDHFPFAKRGVPAISYGTGNDLVDGGVEAGKKIQETYTAQRYHQPADQWEASWPFTGLARDLSILYTLGDELANSKAWPNWSEDSEFRGARDASADDRR is encoded by the coding sequence ATGAAGCCTTCCTCCAAGCGCTTGCCCCTCGCCGCCTCGCTGCTCGCCCTCGCCATCGCCGCCGCGCTGCCCCTGGCCCATGCGGCCGATGCGCCGACGTTCGACCCGCAGCGGCTGTCCGAGAAGGTCAAGGTGTTGTCCTCCGACGAGTTCCTCGGACGCGGCCCCGCCGAGGAAGGCGAGACCAAGACCGTCGCCTACCTGATCGAGCAGATGAAGGCGGCGGGCCTGCAGCCCGGCGGCGACCTCAAGGACGGCCAGCGCGCCTGGACGCAGGCGGTTCCGCTGCTGCGCGCGCAGATCACCGGCCAGCCGACGATTTCGGTGAACCGCGACGGCAAGGCCCGCCCGCTGGCCCAGGGCGACGACGTCGCCGTGCGCGCCGCGCTCAACGGCCAGAAGCACGTGGCCATCCAGGATGCGCCGCTGGTGTTCGTCGGCTATGGCGTGAAGGCCCCCGAGCGCAACTGGGACGACTTCAAGGGCGTCGACCTGAAGGGCAAGGTGGCGGTGGTGCTGATCAACGACCCCGACTTCGAACGGTCCGACGTGGAAACCTACAAGGGCGACTTCGGCGGCAAGGCCATGACCTATTACGGCCGCTGGACCTACAAGTTCGAGGAAGCCGCGCGCCAGGGCGCCGCCGGGCTGCTGATCGTCCATGAGACCGCGCCGGCCTCCTACGGCTGGGCGACGGTGAAGAACTCCAACACCAACACCATGTTCGACGTGGTGCGTGAGAACCCGGCCGGTTCGCACCCTGCCCTCGAGGGCTGGATCCAGTACGACGTGGCCGCGGACCTGTTCAAGCAGGCGGGCCTGGACCTGGCCGCGTTGAAGAAGCAGGCGCAGACGCGCGAGTTCAAGCCGGTGGAGCTCAAGGGCGCCACCTTCACCGCCGACTACGACGTCGACGCCAAGGTCATCACCTCGCAGAACGTGGTTGGCCGCGTGGAAGGGCGCAAGCGCCCCGACGAGCACGTCGTCTACAGCGCGCACTGGGATCACCTGGGCGTCGGCCAGCCCGACGCCAAGGGCGACACGATCTACAACGGCGCCGTCGACAACGCGACCGGCACCGCCGCCCTGCTCGAACTGGGCCGCGCCTTCGCCGAGGCCAAGCCGCGACCCGAACGCTCGCTGCTGTTCCTGGCGGTGACCGCCGAGGAGAAGGGCCTGCTGGGATCGGAGTACTACGCCTCCAGCCCGCTGTATCCGCTGGGCAAGACGGTGGGCGTGATCAACATGGACGGCTTCAGTCCCTGGGGGCCGGCGCGCAACTTCAGCATCTCCGGCAGCGCGCGTCTGGAACTGCTGGACCGGCTGATCGCGACGGCGTCCAAGTGGAACCTCGCCTTCACCTCCGACACGCGTCCGGAAGCGGGCAGCTTCTTCCGGTCCGACCATTTCCCCTTCGCCAAGCGCGGCGTCCCCGCCATCTCCTACGGCACCGGCAACGACCTGGTGGACGGCGGCGTCGAGGCGGGCAAGAAGATCCAGGAAACCTACACCGCGCAGCGCTACCACCAGCCGGCCGACCAGTGGGAGGCGAGCTGGCCGTTCACCGGCCTGGCGCGTGACCTGTCCATCCTCTATACGCTGGGTGATGAACTGGCCAACTCGAAGGCCTGGCCGAACTGGAGCGAGGACTCCGAGTTCCGCGGTGCCCGCGACGCCAGCGCGGACGACCGCCGCTGA
- a CDS encoding sensor domain-containing diguanylate cyclase: MYPSLRRPWLDAPLLAVLGGVAAWVTLRLATGNDALSAVWIGNGLLTGWLLSRPTQLWARYLGVGFGAELLARVVSGDAGLHAVALGACDLVEVVIVAGTIRRLVPDIGARERWMPLAGIATASTLVACAVSGVLAAAFAWWVHGSDVVGYLLAWYSSHVVGMVIFATSTVVVQHSGIRFLVARRHRRAFALNMLLVALLTAVVFALPYPLLFLTFPPLLLGAFRHRLAGVTVGICLVTVIASAATAMGYGPLGLVDGLGSTGRIALLQLYIAAACLITMPLALIMAERRRLAEHVRVSEQRYRMLADYSHDVVMRLRADGERLYVSPSAHDVLGWDPGQLLGARWDLLHPDDRGAALDAIGEVISLNTPQTAVYRIRHRDGHYVWVEAVMRPIPSDDGRGMEVISAGRDISRRVAAEQALADSRDELERLARVDVLTGLANRRQLDERFDLALKRLQRHGPPIALMFLDVDRFKHINDTWGHAVGDTVLRTFAQRLRECTRASDLIARLGGDEFVVLIEDAMLPGSAEAIAGKLIATMGAPVLIEGASLHVTTSIGIAYASRPAEATTLMTAADAALYDAKKAGRNTWRMRGVDPPAPGLSVVHGQ; encoded by the coding sequence GTGTATCCATCGCTGCGCAGACCCTGGCTGGACGCGCCGTTGCTCGCGGTCCTGGGCGGCGTGGCCGCGTGGGTGACGCTGCGTCTGGCGACCGGCAACGATGCGTTGTCCGCGGTGTGGATCGGCAACGGGCTGCTCACCGGCTGGCTGCTGTCGCGCCCGACGCAGCTGTGGGCGCGCTATCTGGGTGTGGGATTCGGCGCGGAGCTGCTTGCCCGCGTGGTGTCCGGCGACGCGGGTCTGCACGCCGTCGCGCTCGGGGCCTGCGACCTGGTCGAGGTGGTGATCGTCGCCGGCACGATCCGCCGCCTCGTGCCCGACATCGGCGCGCGCGAGCGCTGGATGCCGCTGGCCGGCATCGCCACGGCCAGCACGCTGGTGGCGTGCGCGGTCTCCGGTGTGCTGGCTGCGGCGTTCGCCTGGTGGGTCCACGGCAGCGACGTCGTGGGCTACCTGCTGGCCTGGTACTCCTCGCACGTGGTCGGCATGGTGATCTTCGCCACCTCCACCGTGGTGGTGCAGCACAGCGGCATCCGCTTCCTGGTCGCACGCCGGCACCGGCGGGCATTCGCGCTCAACATGCTGCTGGTCGCGCTGCTGACCGCCGTGGTGTTCGCCCTGCCCTACCCGCTGTTGTTCCTGACCTTCCCACCCCTGCTGCTGGGTGCGTTCCGCCATCGCCTCGCCGGCGTCACCGTCGGCATCTGCCTGGTGACGGTGATCGCCAGCGCGGCCACCGCGATGGGCTACGGTCCGCTCGGGCTGGTCGACGGCCTGGGCAGCACCGGCCGCATCGCCCTGCTGCAGCTCTACATCGCCGCGGCCTGCCTGATCACGATGCCGCTGGCGCTGATCATGGCCGAACGACGGCGGCTGGCCGAGCACGTGCGCGTCAGCGAACAGCGCTACCGCATGCTGGCGGACTATTCGCACGACGTGGTCATGCGCCTGCGCGCCGATGGCGAGCGCCTGTACGTGTCCCCTTCTGCGCACGACGTGCTCGGCTGGGATCCCGGACAACTGCTGGGGGCGCGCTGGGATCTGCTTCATCCCGACGACCGGGGCGCCGCGCTGGACGCGATCGGCGAGGTCATTTCCCTCAACACGCCGCAGACCGCCGTGTACCGGATCCGCCATCGCGACGGCCACTATGTCTGGGTGGAAGCGGTGATGCGGCCAATCCCCAGCGACGATGGACGCGGCATGGAAGTGATCTCGGCCGGCCGCGACATCAGCCGCCGGGTCGCCGCCGAGCAGGCACTTGCCGACAGCCGCGACGAACTGGAACGGTTGGCGCGCGTGGACGTGCTGACGGGCCTGGCCAATCGCCGGCAACTCGACGAACGCTTCGACCTGGCGCTCAAGCGGCTGCAGCGCCATGGGCCGCCGATCGCGCTGATGTTCCTGGACGTGGACCGCTTCAAGCACATCAATGACACCTGGGGCCACGCCGTGGGTGACACCGTGCTGCGGACCTTCGCCCAACGCCTGCGTGAATGCACCCGGGCCAGCGATCTGATCGCGCGGCTGGGCGGCGACGAGTTCGTGGTGCTGATCGAGGACGCGATGCTCCCCGGGTCGGCCGAAGCCATCGCCGGCAAGCTGATCGCGACCATGGGCGCGCCCGTGCTGATCGAGGGCGCCTCGCTGCATGTCACCACCAGCATCGGCATCGCCTATGCCAGCCGGCCGGCGGAAGCGACCACCCTGATGACGGCCGCCGACGCGGCCCTGTACGACGCCAAGAAAGCGGGTCGCAATACCTGGCGGATGCGCGGCGTGGACCCGCCGGCGCCGGGACTGAGCGTGGTGCACGGGCAGTAG
- a CDS encoding DNA-3-methyladenine glycosylase, with translation MPGRARPLPRAFYRRETTHVARELLNKVLRMPDGRAGRIVEVEAYCAGVDPAAHTYRGQTARNATMFGEPGHMYVYFTYGMHWCANAVAWHGVPGAGVLIRALEPLRGLPAMYEARGGVSERLLCSGPARLTQALGITGAQDGADLVRGDGPRILDDGTPPPLHPVSTPRVGIRVGTDRLWRWYVPANPHVSAARVQSVQE, from the coding sequence ATGCCTGGACGCGCCCGCCCCCTGCCGCGAGCCTTCTATCGCCGCGAGACCACACACGTTGCGCGCGAACTGCTCAACAAGGTCCTGCGCATGCCCGATGGCCGCGCGGGGCGGATCGTCGAGGTCGAGGCGTATTGCGCCGGCGTGGACCCTGCCGCGCACACGTACCGGGGCCAGACGGCGCGCAACGCCACCATGTTCGGCGAGCCCGGGCACATGTATGTGTATTTCACTTACGGCATGCACTGGTGCGCCAACGCCGTGGCCTGGCACGGCGTGCCCGGTGCCGGCGTCCTCATCCGCGCGCTCGAACCGCTGCGGGGCCTGCCGGCGATGTACGAAGCCCGCGGCGGCGTTTCCGAACGGCTGCTGTGCAGCGGGCCGGCGCGCTTGACCCAGGCGCTGGGCATCACCGGTGCGCAGGATGGCGCGGACCTGGTGCGCGGCGACGGGCCGCGCATCCTCGACGATGGCACGCCGCCCCCCCTGCACCCGGTGTCCACGCCCCGCGTCGGCATCCGCGTGGGCACTGATCGGCTGTGGCGCTGGTACGTCCCCGCCAATCCGCATGTCTCCGCGGCGCGCGTGCAATCGGTGCAGGAGTAA
- a CDS encoding L,D-transpeptidase family protein has product MLHAQILLERAHFSPGEIDGQGGSNTRRAIAAFQRFQGLTASGELDEATWAALETQGAALVDYTLTAQDVAGPFAAVPKDMMDKAKLTTLGYASAAEALGERFRASPALLQRLNPGKPLDVAGTTLTVPNVADLAPPAKAAKVLVDNSDASVALVDAQGRVYARYPASTGSSHDPLPVGEWKINGVTVDPTFQYNPELFWDADPAHAKAKIPAGPNNPVGVAWVDLSKPHYGIHGTPEPATIGKTQSHGCIRLTNWSARELAKAVSAGLPALLQE; this is encoded by the coding sequence ATGCTGCACGCGCAGATCCTGCTGGAGCGTGCGCACTTCTCGCCCGGCGAGATCGACGGCCAGGGCGGCAGCAACACCCGGCGCGCCATCGCGGCCTTTCAACGCTTCCAGGGGCTGACGGCTTCCGGGGAACTGGACGAGGCGACCTGGGCCGCGCTGGAAACCCAGGGCGCCGCGCTGGTGGACTACACGCTCACCGCGCAGGACGTCGCCGGGCCGTTCGCGGCCGTACCCAAGGACATGATGGACAAGGCCAAGCTCACCACGCTGGGCTACGCGAGCGCGGCCGAAGCCCTGGGCGAACGCTTCCGCGCCAGCCCCGCGCTGCTGCAGCGGCTCAATCCCGGCAAGCCGCTGGACGTGGCCGGCACCACGCTCACCGTGCCCAATGTCGCGGACCTGGCGCCGCCGGCGAAGGCGGCCAAGGTGCTGGTGGACAATTCCGACGCCTCGGTCGCGCTGGTCGATGCCCAGGGCCGGGTCTATGCGCGCTACCCCGCCAGCACCGGCAGCAGTCACGACCCGCTGCCGGTCGGCGAATGGAAGATCAACGGCGTCACCGTCGACCCGACCTTCCAATACAACCCCGAACTCTTCTGGGATGCCGACCCGGCCCATGCCAAGGCGAAGATCCCGGCCGGCCCGAACAACCCGGTAGGCGTCGCCTGGGTCGACCTGTCCAAGCCGCACTACGGCATCCACGGAACACCCGAGCCGGCCACCATCGGCAAGACGCAGTCCCACGGCTGCATCCGGCTGACCAACTGGAGCGCTCGCGAACTGGCCAAGGCGGTCTCGGCCGGTCTGCCCGCGCTGCTGCAGGAGTAA
- a CDS encoding DUF3016 domain-containing protein yields the protein MVRPTTPARLTLLVLHACLASACAHAPAVATDAPYSLPANGPVDVRWREPSQFEEMRYGQASFEDRRGEWVEELAQHLRERAASRLAPGDHLLVEFIDIDRAGDFERWRAVGVQDTRVVRDIYPPRMRLNFVHTDANGTVLAQGERRLTDAGFLSGARGIDSDRLRFEKRLLDQWLVREFPR from the coding sequence ATGGTTCGCCCCACGACCCCGGCCCGCCTGACCCTGCTGGTGCTCCACGCCTGCCTGGCCTCTGCCTGCGCCCATGCCCCCGCCGTGGCCACCGACGCGCCCTACAGCCTGCCGGCCAATGGCCCGGTCGACGTGCGCTGGCGGGAACCCTCGCAGTTCGAGGAAATGCGCTACGGCCAGGCCTCGTTTGAAGACCGGCGCGGCGAATGGGTCGAGGAGCTGGCCCAGCATCTGCGCGAGCGTGCCGCCTCCCGGCTGGCGCCCGGCGACCACCTGCTCGTGGAGTTCATCGACATCGACCGGGCGGGCGATTTCGAACGCTGGCGCGCCGTCGGCGTCCAGGACACGCGCGTGGTGCGTGACATCTACCCGCCGCGCATGCGGCTGAATTTCGTCCACACCGATGCCAACGGCACTGTCCTCGCCCAGGGCGAGCGGCGGCTGACCGATGCGGGCTTTCTCAGCGGCGCGCGGGGCATCGACAGCGATCGCCTGCGCTTCGAGAAGCGCCTGCTGGACCAGTGGCTGGTGCGCGAATTCCCGCGGTGA
- a CDS encoding EF-hand domain-containing protein — translation MNRVAAPVYAHPRIVHAHAQAQARALARREAQREADRQARFTLLAHAVWASTLALAVTAAVAVGPASAQSSASVSERFSSWDRDRNDQLSLDEYRAEARAEFDAMDDDSNGNVTAEEMEEVDPQADGEMSTAQKIALRDTNEDGVLSLEEHENAVEKSFGDIDTNDDDIIGRDELKSPWSVPTPTIP, via the coding sequence ATGAACCGCGTCGCCGCGCCCGTGTATGCACACCCCCGTATCGTCCACGCGCACGCCCAGGCGCAGGCCCGCGCCTTGGCCCGGCGGGAAGCGCAGCGCGAAGCCGATCGCCAGGCCCGCTTCACCCTGCTGGCGCACGCGGTCTGGGCCAGCACGCTCGCACTGGCCGTCACGGCTGCGGTAGCCGTCGGTCCGGCCAGCGCCCAATCGTCGGCGAGCGTCAGTGAGCGCTTTTCCTCCTGGGACCGTGACCGCAATGACCAGCTGAGCCTGGACGAATACCGGGCCGAGGCACGTGCCGAATTCGACGCGATGGATGACGACAGCAACGGCAACGTCACCGCCGAAGAGATGGAAGAGGTCGATCCGCAGGCGGACGGCGAGATGTCCACCGCGCAGAAGATCGCCCTGCGCGATACCAACGAGGATGGCGTCCTTTCGCTCGAGGAACACGAGAACGCGGTGGAGAAGAGCTTCGGCGATATCGACACCAACGACGACGACATAATCGGCCGGGACGAACTGAAGTCCCCCTGGTCGGTGCCGACGCCCACGATCCCGTAG
- a CDS encoding M23 family metallopeptidase: MRTLLVFIVGLLLGANAVYFAMTRYARPDCPRECPAPSESARPIPASPTTRSPVAAAPAPADSPVATLPAPAPSPAIASAHGGLGLPVRGLTVDQLQDTFSDARGSERRHEAMDIAAPAGTEVLAVADGRIEKLFTSAQGGLTIYQFEPTGQYAYYYAHLQGYAPGLREDQAVVRGQLLGYVGSTGNANPSAPHLHFAVFELGPEKQWWKGTAINPYPLLGGRH, translated from the coding sequence GTGCGGACGCTGCTGGTGTTCATCGTCGGCCTGCTGCTCGGGGCCAACGCGGTGTATTTCGCGATGACGCGTTACGCGCGTCCGGACTGCCCGCGCGAGTGCCCTGCTCCGTCGGAATCCGCGCGACCGATCCCCGCCTCGCCGACGACCCGGTCGCCGGTGGCGGCCGCGCCGGCGCCGGCCGACAGCCCGGTCGCTACGCTGCCGGCACCAGCACCCTCACCGGCCATTGCGAGCGCGCATGGGGGACTGGGACTGCCCGTGCGGGGCCTCACGGTGGACCAGTTGCAGGACACCTTCTCGGATGCGCGCGGCAGTGAACGCCGCCATGAGGCGATGGACATCGCCGCACCCGCCGGGACGGAGGTGCTGGCGGTGGCCGACGGGCGCATCGAGAAGCTCTTCACCAGCGCCCAGGGCGGCCTGACCATCTACCAGTTCGAGCCCACCGGACAGTACGCGTACTACTACGCGCACCTCCAGGGCTATGCGCCCGGCCTGCGCGAAGACCAGGCCGTGGTGCGCGGGCAGCTGCTGGGTTACGTGGGCAGCACGGGCAACGCCAACCCGTCGGCGCCCCATCTGCACTTCGCGGTCTTCGAACTGGGACCGGAAAAACAGTGGTGGAAGGGAACGGCGATCAATCCGTATCCGCTGCTGGGCGGACGGCACTGA
- a CDS encoding glycosyltransferase translates to MISFILPAHDEAVLIGATLRAVHVAARALDCEYEIVVVDDASTDRTAEIAHELGARVLRVEHRHIAATRNAGARFALGDRLVFVDSDTLIDTAVLAAALGALAGGAVGGGATVRMTGTLAWYERLAVGVAVPVLRWARIAPGCFIFCTRAAFEAAGGFDERLYAAEDVALSHALARRGRFVLLRETVATSERKLRTFGAGEHLRLLWRLARHGRGALRSRDHLRLWYDKRRHGPP, encoded by the coding sequence GTGATCTCCTTCATCCTGCCCGCACATGACGAAGCCGTCCTGATCGGCGCCACGCTGCGCGCCGTGCATGTCGCCGCGCGGGCGCTGGATTGCGAGTACGAGATCGTCGTCGTCGACGATGCTTCCACGGACCGCACCGCGGAGATCGCACACGAACTGGGCGCGCGCGTGCTGCGCGTCGAGCATCGCCACATCGCCGCCACGCGCAATGCCGGGGCGCGTTTCGCCCTCGGCGACCGGCTGGTGTTCGTCGACAGCGACACCCTCATCGATACGGCCGTGCTGGCCGCGGCACTGGGCGCCCTCGCCGGTGGCGCGGTCGGCGGAGGCGCCACGGTGCGGATGACCGGGACGCTGGCCTGGTATGAACGACTGGCGGTGGGCGTCGCCGTGCCCGTGCTGCGGTGGGCCCGGATCGCCCCGGGATGTTTCATCTTCTGCACGCGCGCCGCCTTCGAGGCGGCCGGGGGGTTCGACGAGCGGCTCTACGCCGCCGAGGATGTCGCGCTCAGCCATGCGCTGGCGCGGCGCGGCCGGTTCGTCCTTCTGCGCGAGACCGTCGCCACGTCGGAACGCAAACTGCGCACGTTCGGCGCCGGCGAACACCTGCGGCTGCTGTGGCGGCTGGCGCGCCACGGTCGCGGCGCGCTGCGTTCTCGCGACCACCTGCGGTTGTGGTACGACAAGCGGCGCCACGGCCCGCCCTGA
- the ltaE gene encoding low-specificity L-threonine aldolase has product MQPIDLRSDTVTRPTPAMREAMLRADVGDDVYGEDPTVNALQQRLADELGFQAGLFAPSGTQANLLALLSHCQRGDEYLVGMDAHTYKYEGGGAAVFGSIQPQPLPHAADGTLSLETVEQAIKPHDPHFARTRLLCLENTWHGRPLPHDYLEAARSLCDRRGLSLHLDGARVYNAAVAQAVPVRNIAGLFDSVSVCLSKGLGAPVGSVLLGPRGLIEEARRWRKVAGGGMRQAGMLAAAGLYALDHHVARLADDHRRAAELAQGLRGLPGIEVVAQHTNMVFLDLADGRVAVLKDRLEAEGIRIAAGYGTRLRLVTHLDVDDHAVARTVAAFTRFAKG; this is encoded by the coding sequence ATGCAACCGATCGACCTGCGCAGCGATACCGTCACGCGTCCCACGCCCGCGATGCGCGAGGCGATGCTGCGAGCGGATGTGGGCGACGACGTGTATGGCGAGGACCCCACGGTCAATGCGCTGCAGCAGCGTCTGGCGGATGAACTGGGTTTCCAGGCAGGGCTGTTCGCGCCCAGTGGCACCCAGGCCAACCTGCTGGCGCTGCTCTCGCATTGCCAGCGCGGTGACGAATACCTCGTGGGCATGGATGCACATACCTACAAGTACGAGGGCGGCGGCGCGGCCGTGTTCGGATCGATCCAGCCGCAGCCGCTGCCGCACGCCGCCGACGGCACGCTGTCGCTGGAAACGGTCGAGCAGGCGATCAAGCCCCACGACCCGCATTTCGCCCGCACACGGCTGCTGTGCCTGGAGAACACCTGGCATGGCCGCCCGCTGCCGCACGACTACCTGGAAGCGGCGCGTTCGCTATGCGATCGCCGTGGCCTGTCCCTGCACTTGGACGGCGCGCGCGTGTACAACGCGGCGGTGGCGCAGGCTGTGCCGGTGCGGAACATTGCCGGCCTGTTCGACAGCGTGAGCGTCTGCCTGTCCAAGGGCCTGGGAGCGCCGGTGGGTTCGGTGCTGCTGGGCCCGCGCGGCCTGATCGAAGAGGCGCGACGTTGGCGCAAGGTCGCCGGCGGTGGCATGCGGCAGGCGGGCATGCTGGCCGCTGCCGGTCTGTACGCGCTGGATCACCATGTCGCGAGGCTGGCCGACGACCATCGACGCGCCGCCGAGCTGGCGCAGGGGCTGCGCGGCCTTCCCGGCATCGAGGTCGTGGCCCAGCACACCAACATGGTGTTCCTGGACCTGGCCGATGGCCGCGTCGCCGTGCTCAAGGATCGCCTGGAGGCGGAGGGCATCCGCATCGCCGCCGGCTACGGCACCCGCCTGCGCCTGGTGACGCACCTGGACGTGGACGACCATGCCGTCGCGCGGACGGTGGCCGCGTTCACGCGTTTCGCGAAGGGCTGA
- a CDS encoding ATP-binding response regulator, producing the protein MPADRRAWLRYLAPPLAMAVALLVRLVFLPSLFVDATFLPLFMAVLFCAWLGGLGPGLAALGLGVVGAAMWLFEPVGAMSVHSPRHLWQMVLFVVFALAIVLACESLHRERRRAQALRGSIQDLETVQSQLRTLAAHLSETHRRKDEFLATLAHELRNPLAPIRNSLELLRMDDDPAHREQARQTMERQLIHLVRLVDDLLDVSRITRDKLPLRREVVSLDGVVRNVVESARPQFQAMGHTLEVVLPDAPVHLHADPVRLAQVLGNLLHNAGKFTPAGGHIRLEATALRETVTLTVTDNGIGVSAGLKDRVFEMFRQGDASLERAHGGLGIGLSLAQRLVELHGGEIALDSDGPGRGTRVSVRLPTVPASSAASAPPAEPVPSPEPRQRRRVLVADDNADAADSVAMMLQLLGHETLVARDGLAAVALAERERVDLVLLDIGMPGLNGFEVCRRLRALSWGPSLRIVAVTGWGHASDRELSREAGFDEHLVKPMNPAQLRRLLEHWPD; encoded by the coding sequence ATGCCTGCAGATCGCCGCGCCTGGCTGCGTTACCTGGCTCCACCTCTGGCGATGGCGGTGGCGCTACTGGTGCGCCTGGTCTTCCTGCCGTCCCTGTTCGTCGACGCCACCTTCCTGCCCCTGTTCATGGCGGTGCTGTTCTGCGCATGGCTGGGCGGCCTCGGGCCCGGACTGGCGGCGCTCGGGCTGGGCGTGGTCGGCGCGGCCATGTGGCTTTTCGAGCCGGTGGGCGCGATGTCAGTCCACAGTCCACGCCACCTGTGGCAGATGGTCCTGTTCGTGGTGTTTGCTCTGGCCATCGTGCTGGCCTGCGAATCGCTGCACCGCGAACGCCGGCGTGCCCAGGCGCTGCGCGGCAGCATCCAGGACCTGGAAACCGTGCAGTCGCAGCTGCGCACCCTGGCCGCGCACCTGTCGGAGACGCACCGGCGCAAGGACGAGTTCCTGGCCACGCTCGCGCACGAACTGCGCAACCCGCTGGCGCCCATCCGCAACAGCCTGGAACTGCTGCGCATGGACGACGATCCCGCGCACCGGGAGCAGGCGCGCCAGACCATGGAGCGGCAACTCATCCACCTGGTGCGGCTGGTCGACGACCTGCTTGATGTCAGCCGGATCACCCGCGACAAGCTGCCGCTGCGGCGCGAAGTGGTGTCGCTCGACGGCGTGGTGCGCAACGTGGTGGAGTCCGCGCGGCCGCAGTTCCAGGCCATGGGACACACACTGGAAGTCGTGCTTCCCGACGCGCCGGTCCACCTGCACGCCGACCCCGTCCGTCTCGCCCAGGTGCTGGGCAACCTGCTCCACAACGCCGGCAAGTTCACCCCGGCGGGCGGGCACATCCGGTTGGAAGCCACGGCGTTGCGCGAGACGGTGACCCTGACCGTGACCGACAACGGCATCGGCGTTTCCGCCGGGCTGAAGGATCGTGTGTTCGAGATGTTCCGCCAGGGCGACGCATCGCTCGAACGCGCGCACGGCGGCCTGGGCATCGGGCTTAGCCTGGCGCAGCGGCTGGTGGAACTGCACGGCGGGGAGATCGCGCTGGACAGTGACGGCCCCGGGCGGGGCACCCGCGTCAGTGTGCGGCTGCCCACCGTGCCCGCGTCGTCTGCCGCGTCCGCCCCGCCGGCCGAACCGGTGCCGTCGCCCGAACCGCGCCAGCGCCGGCGCGTGCTGGTGGCCGACGACAACGCCGACGCAGCCGATTCGGTGGCGATGATGCTGCAGCTGCTCGGCCACGAAACCCTGGTGGCGCGCGATGGCCTGGCCGCGGTGGCGCTGGCCGAGCGCGAACGCGTCGACCTCGTCCTGCTGGACATCGGCATGCCCGGCCTCAATGGATTCGAGGTCTGTCGCCGGCTGCGTGCGCTGTCATGGGGGCCTTCGCTGCGCATCGTCGCGGTGACGGGCTGGGGACATGCCAGCGATCGCGAACTCTCGCGCGAGGCGGGCTTCGACGAACATCTGGTCAAGCCGATGAATCCGGCCCAGTTGCGGCGCCTGCTGGAGCACTGGCCGGATTAG
- a CDS encoding PilZ domain-containing protein, giving the protein MDAQQERRHHARHDVVVAVMLTPNGDQHLADVMDLSEGGARVGLSDGWTPPAGMPLRVLFQIHAADIVALQAKVTRVCSDHLGVEFDPLQDHSIQQLLRDVGAVH; this is encoded by the coding sequence ATGGACGCGCAGCAGGAACGCAGGCACCACGCGCGCCACGACGTCGTCGTGGCAGTGATGCTCACCCCCAACGGCGACCAGCACCTGGCCGATGTGATGGACCTGTCGGAGGGCGGTGCCCGCGTGGGGCTGTCAGACGGCTGGACGCCGCCGGCGGGCATGCCACTGCGCGTGCTGTTCCAGATCCACGCCGCCGACATCGTCGCGCTGCAGGCCAAGGTCACGCGCGTCTGCAGCGACCATCTGGGGGTGGAGTTCGACCCGCTGCAGGACCACAGCATCCAGCAGCTGCTGCGTGACGTCGGCGCGGTGCACTGA